The Achromobacter spanius genome includes the window AGCTGGTGCAAGAGCGCGTGCGCCTTGAAAAGGGCAAGATGCTGTATTCGCTGGACCACCCGCTTGACGCTGTATACGGCGTGCGCTTTGGCAGCATCAAGACGCAACTGGAAGACGCCACCGGCCAGATCCAGATCACCGGCTTCCACCTGCCCGGCGAAATCGTCGGCATGGACGGCATGCTGGAAGGCAAGCACGTGTCGGCGGCCGTGGCGCTGGAAGACTCCGAGGTTTGCGTCATCCGCCTGAACGAAGTGGACCGCGTGGCCGCGCACCTGCCCTCGTTGCAACAACAGTTCCGCCGCCTGATGAGCCGTGAAATCACGCGCTCGCATCAAATGCTGGCGTCGCTGGGTTCGATGCGTTCGGAACAGCGCCTGGCGGCTTTCCTGCTGAACCTGTCGCAGCGCTATGCCTCGCTGGGCTATTCGTCGACCGAGTTCGTATTGCGCATGAGCCGCGAAGAAATCGGCAATTTCCTGGGCCTCACCCTTGAGACCGTCAGCCGATTGTTCTCTCGTTTCGCGCGCGAAGGCCTGATCAAGATCAATCAGCGCGAGGTCCGCATCCTGGACCTGCCCGCCCTGAAGCAACTGCTGGGCCAAGAAAGCTGCTGAACGCCCCTCGCGCCATGCGTTGCGCGCCCGCTCCTTCCTTGTCCCACGTTACGCGCCTGGCCCGTGGGCGTCGGCTGGGCGCGGCCGTGGCGCTGACTGCGATGCTGGCCGCGATACAGACCCCCGCGGCCGTGCATGCCCAGACGCCGCTCCCCCCGCCCTACGACTACGACGAGCCCGTCCCCACGCCCCAGCGCGCCGCGCCCTTGCGGTGGCAAACCGTTGAACTGGGCAAGCCGGGCCACCGCTACAAGATGCCGGTCTACGCCAATCGCAACCTGGCCAAGGATGACCTGCGCGACATCAAGCAAATCGTGATCGTCGTGCACGGTGTCAAGCGGGATGCCGACAGCTACTACGAGACCGTCGCGCAACTGCTCACGCACAATCCGGACCGGGCGCGCAACACGCTGATCCTGGCGCCGCGCTTCTCGGGCTCGATCGATTCCGGGTTCGGCGGCATGGCCGCATGGCGTAAAGCCGACTGGGAAGACGGAGGCGAAAGCGTCAAGGCCAGCGGCCGGCCCGCCCCGGTCACGTCCTTCCAGGTGCTGGACGACCTGCTTGGCAGCCTGGACGATCGCAAGCGCCTGCCCACGCTGGCCGGCATTGTGCTGGCCGGCCATTCGGCCGGCGCGCAGTTGGTGCACCGCTACGCCATCCTGAACAATCTCGACGGCACGCTGCGGCGCGACGGCCTGTCGCTGCGCTACGTGGTCGCCAACCCCTCGTCCTACCTGTACCTGAGCAACGAGCGGCCCCGCGCCGACGGCAAGGGCTACGCCCGTTACGAACGCGGCATCTGCCCCACCTACAACCAGTACAAGTACGGCACCGACAAGCTGCCCGCCTACGCGGGCGACACCGACGACAGCCGGCTGTTCGTGCGCTATGCCGCGCGCGAGGTCATCTACCTGTTGGGCGGCGCGGACAACAACCCCGAACACCGGCTGCTGGACAAGACCTGCGGCGCCGAGGCGCAGGGCGCCACCCGCCTGGCACGTGGCACCGGCTACGTGCAGTACGAACATGTGTTGGCCGCACGCGGCGCCAAGCCCGTGCCGCTGCATCACAGCAGCTTTGAGGTGGGCGGCGTGGGGCACGACAGCAAGCGCATGTTCGGCTCGGTCTGCGGCGCCCAGGCGCTATTGGGTTTCGGCGCCCAGACGGGCGAGCGCGCAGCCGCCTGCGACATCATCAAGCCGCGCGGTAAATAAGAACCTAGGGAAATTCCTGACGGCGTCGGCTTGACGCCGGCGTTGTGGCGGGCCGATACTTAACCTTATGGTTAACTTAAACGACGACACGCTGGATAGCGTTTTCTCTGCCCTGGCCGACGGCACCCGCCGCCGCGTGCTGGCGGACCTGGAACAGGGCACCGCGACGGTCAGCGAACTGGCGCGTCCCCACGCCATGTCGCTGCCGGCCTTCCTGAAGCACTTGCGCGTGCTGGAAGACGCGGGCCTGATCGCACGCGCCAAGGACGGCCGCGTGGTCAGTTGCACCTTATCGCCCCAGCCCATGCAGGCGGCATCCGACTGGCTGACGCGTTACGAGAAGTTCTGGACCGGCCAATTCGATTCGCTGGCCCGCTACCTGTATCACGACGAGGAGATCCACCCATGTCCACCGCCCCCAGCAACACCCCCGCCCCCGGCCCCGCCCAGGGCAACACCCCCATCGAGCTCCGGCTCACCCGACGCTTCACCGCCACCGCCGACCGGCTCTGGCGCGCGTGGACCGACCCGCAAGCGCTGATGAAATGGTTTGGCCCCGCCGGCACCCAGCGCGTGCTGCAGGCCGACACCGACGTGCGTGTGGGCGGCGCCTATCAGGTGGGCTTTGTGACCGAAGACGGCCAGGCGCATTACGCCAGCGGGGAATACCAGGAGGTCGAGCCGCAACGCCGCCTGGTGTTCACCTGGGCATGGCGCGATACGCCGGACGACACCTCGCTGATCACCCTTGAATTCACCCCCGTGCAGGGCGGCACCGAGCTGGCCTTCCTGCAAACCCCCTTTGTCGACCAAGCCACCCGAGACGGCCACGAAACCGGCTGGGCGGGCGCCATGGACCGGCTCGCGGATCACCTCGCAAGCCCGGTCTGACTTGCCGATTGCCCCACAGGCGGGTCGCAAGGCCCGCCCCGCTGCGGGTCTCAGCGCCCGCCACTCAGGAGACGCACCATGCACACCGACCACGCCGTTGTATCCCGCCCGGAATGGGAAGCTGCCCGCGCAGCCCTGCTGGTCCGCGAGAAAGCCCTGACGCGCAGCCAGGACGCGCTCGCGCGCGACCGGCTCGCCCTGCCCTGGATGCGCGTCGAAAAGCGCTACCAGTTTCAAGGCGAGCAAGGGCCGCTGGGCCTGGCCGACCTGTTTGGCGGCAACAGCCAGTTGATCATCTATCACTTCATGTATGCGCCCGAATGGGACGAAGGCTGCGTGGGGTGCTCATTCCTGGCCGACCACCTGGACGCCGCGCTCGTGCACCTGCGCCATCACGACGTGACGGTGGTGGCGGTATCGCGCGCGCCGCTGGCCAAATTGAACGCGTTCAAGCGGCGCATGGGCTGGCGCTTTACCTGGCTGTCTTCCGAAGGTTGCGACTTCAACGGCGACATGCACGCCTCCGTGCCCAACGCCGACGGCAGCATGGAAGACCGGCCTGGCGCCAGCGCTTTTTTTCGCGATCCGGACGGCAACATCTTCCTGACGTATTCCGCCTTTGAACGTGGCGTGGAAAGGTTGGCGGGCGCCTATAACTATCTGGACTTCGCCGCGTTTGGCCGCAATGAAAACGGCCCGAACTTCGACGTGACCGATTGGGTGCGCCATCATGACCGGTACGACCACGCAAACGCCAACTGCCACGTCTGCGGCTAAACGGCTGCGCGCGATAACCGGCCCATGGCTTGCCTGTGTAGCGGCCATGCTGATCGGCCTGCTGGCCGACACCCGCCACACGCCCGCCGCCTTGCTGGCCAGCGAATGCGGCGCGCCGGGCGGCTTGCTGGACATGGCGTGGCGGCACGCGGTGCTGATGCCCGTGACCAGCACCGCCATGGCGCTGGCCGCCCTGGCGCCCTGGCCCGCAGCGCCCCCGTTGACCGAGCGTGTGCTCTGCGCCGGGCTCATGGCCGTGGGCATGATTTTGGGTGCAAGGTTGGGCGTGGTGACGGCGCTGGGCTTGGGCGCGCCGATATTTGCCGGCCTGGTGCTGGGCATGGCGGCCGGGATGGCGGCCGCGCTCTTGCCCTTGGCGCTGCTTGGCCGGGCCCGCGATTAGCGGTGCGCGTAGTGGCCCAAGTAGTGGCTCAGGTAATGGCTCAGGTAATGGCCCAAGTAGGCGCGCATCTAGTGACGCTCTTAGCGACGCGCCCCGGTCAGCGCACGCTCCACCGGCGCGGCGGGTTCTATCGGTGCGGCTAGCGGCGCCTGGATCGTCAGCGCGGACGTGGCCTGCGCCACGCAGGGCAAGATCCAGCCTTCTTCCTTTTCATCCCGCGACAGCCCCGGCCATTCAACGGCATACGTCACGGAACCCTCCAGCATCAAGCACATACAGGCGCGGCAGGTCCCGTTGCGGCAAGAACTGGGCAGCTTGATCCCGGCGGCCTGCGCCGCAAGCAGCACCGAACTGCCGGCGTCCGCGTCATAACGCAGGCCGGCCGGTTCGATCAGAATGGAAAATGCGGCCATGACGACGACGGGTCCAGGCGACGCCTTAGGCGGCGTTGTCCTGCCAGTCCAGCTTCCAGGCGCCGGACAGCACATTCTGCATCCACAGCACGCAGGTCAGCGTCTTGGCGTCGGTAACTTCGCCCTTGCTGCATGCAGCAAGAAGCTCGGCGGGGTCCGCGCTGATCACGTCCAGGAACTCGTCCTGATCCAACTGCCGCGGCCCGGCGCGCAAACCGCGCGCGAAGAAGATGTGGATGATCTCGGTGGAATAGGCGATGGCCAGGTGCAGGGCGCCGGCGTGCGCCCACTGGTCGGCGGTGTAGCCGGTTTCTTCAAGCAATTCGCGCTTGCCGCACACCAGCGGGTCTTCGCCCGGATCCAGCTTGCCCGCCGGAAACTCCGTCATGACGCGCCCGATGGGATAGCGAAACTGGCGTTCAAGCAACACCCTGCCGTCGTCCAGCAACGGGATCACCACGACAGCGCCCGGATGCACGATGTATTCACGCGTTGCGGTGTTGCCGTTGGGCAGGCTGACGGTGTCGCGGCGAACCTTCAGGAAACTGCCTTCAAACGGCGCTTCGCGGGTCACCAGCGTTTCAACAAGATGCGTATCGCTTTCAGCGGAGGGGCGGGTCATGACGGCGTCTTAGTCTCTTGAAACAGGCGGGCGGCGAGCCGCCCCGGGGCAAGCCATGCAGCTTACCACCGCCGCCCGACGCCGCACGGCCGCTTGCCCGGCCGGAGGCTCAATCGAACTTGCGTTTGGCGTCCAGCGCCAGGCCGGCGCCAATGCTGCCAAACAAATCGCCTTCCACGCTACGCGCGCCCGGCACCAGCGCCGACACGGTCTCGCGCAAGCGCGGCACGCGGCTGGAGCCGCCCGTGAAGAACACCGTGTCTACATCCGCGGTGGCCACGCCCGCATCGCGCAGCAACGCGCCCACCGTGGTCTCGACCTTTTCGATCAAGCGGCCCACGCAGGCATCGAACGACGGGCGTGTCACGTCCACCGCCAATTCCGGCGCAATCCGCGACAGGTCGATGCGTGCCAACGGGTTTTCCGACAGCGCGATCTTGGCCTCTTCCACCTGCACCGCCACCCAGTGGCCGGCGCGCTGCTTCACCAGGTTCAGCAACAGGTCGATCTTGTCGCGGTCGCCGGCTTCGGCGCGAATATACGCAAAGTGCTCCGCGGCCTTGCGGGTGTACGCCTGGTTGATGGTGTGCCAGCAAGCCAGGTTGCCGTATTGGGTTGACGGCACATCCTTGCCGCTGCGCAACTGGCTGCCCAAGCCCAGCAGCGGCATGACGTGTGCCAGGCTCAACTGCTTGTCGAAGTCCACCCCACCGATGTGTACCCCGCCGTAAGCCAGGATGTCGTCGCGACGATCTGCCTTGGCGGCGCGGCCCGGCCCCAGACGGATCAAGGAAAAGTCCGAGGTACCCCCGCCGATGTCGATGACCAGCACCAGCTCTTCGCGATCAATCTGCGATTCATAGTCGAAGGCGGCAGCCAAGGGTTCGAACTGGAATTCGATGTCGGTGAACCCCACGCTGCGCGCGATTTCGCCCAGCGTGTCTTGCGCGGTCTGGTCGGCCGCCGTGTTGTCGTCGACGAAGAACACCGGCCGGCCCAGCACCGCCCGCGTGAAATCGCGCCCTGCGGCAGTTTCGGCGCGCCGCTTCAGTTCGGCGATGAAGCGGGTCAACAGCACGCGAAACGGAATCGAACGCCCTTGGACTTCGGTGGACCCATCGATCAACGAACTGCCCAGCAGGCTCTTCATCGACCGCATCAAGCGCCCGTCATAACCCGCCAGATAGTCGGAAATCGCGGCGCGGCCATAGCTGACCTCCGCGTCTTCATCGTGGAAAAAAATGGCCGACGGCAAGGTGGTCTTGCCGTCTTCCAGGGCGAGAAGCGCGCGCTGGTCGGGGCGGCTCCAGCCTACGGTGGAGTTGGACGTGCCGAAGTCGACGCCGCATGCGGTGGAGATCATGGAGATTTCTGGGGCTGAAAGCAAAACGGCGGACAAGTGTACTCGCTTCGCCGGGGCGGGGGCGTCATGCGCGGTTCCAGGGCATCCGGCCCCTTCTACGAAGCGTGTTGCCGCAGACGGCTTGCCGAGCCGTCGCAATAGGACGAATTCGAAAATAGAAAAACAATCATCAACGCGCGCAATGACGCTTGGAATTTGCCGCCATTCACGCCGCTTTCTGATTCTTCCTATGGATAAAAACGAAGTGGCATGGTCTCGTTGTTGATTACCACTTTGTTCAAAAGTGTGCGATTCATGATCGCTGGATGCCTCTCAAATCCTGAGCATCTTCAAAAACATGTTGGCGCGCCGCTGTCAGGCGTGAAATCTGCACGGGGAGGAACACTCTGCATGAAACCCACAGCTACCCTGCTTATGCTGTTGATGGCCGCGCCGGCCGGCCACGCCGCGCTGGCCGCCGATACCCCTTTGCGCCACTGCACACAGCTCATCTCCAACGTCGAGCGGCTGGCATGCTTTGACGCGGCCACGGGAACACCGCCATCGGCGCGCGCGTCGGACGTCATCCGGCAGAACGAATCGACACGGCCTGAGGGCGACTCGACGTTCCTGCTGACCGACTCGAACGAGCCTCCTGCCGGGCAACAGCGCGTGGTGATTTCCGCGCCGGCGCTGAACACGCAACCTCCCATCTATCTGGCCATCACCTGCCTGTCCAACATTTCGCGCTTGCAGTTGCAGGCGGATCGGCCCTTCGAGCGCCACCAGATGACCGTCCAGCTTTATATGGATGATCGGCCCTTGTCCGCCGCCCGCCCGTGGCGCGTGCTGGCCGAAGGCAACGTGGCCGACGCCGGACGAGGCCTGGTCGCCATTGACCAGTTGCGGCCCTTCGTGGCGGGCCAGCGCCTGCGGGTGGAGAGCGACTACGCGTTGTTCAACGGCTTGACCTTCAACGCCACCGGCTTGCAAGCGCTGTTGTCGCGCCAACGCGAGGCGTGTCACTGGTGACCCATCGCGTCATGCGCAACATGGAAGGCTTGCAGGCGCCGTGGCGGCGCACACTGATGGTGCGCTTCGGCGTCGCCGCGCTGGGATGCCTGCTGATGGCCGCTGGCTGGTATCACGCCCATCGCGTGAACCGCCAGACAGCGATGCCGGTGCAGGAGATGAACCGCGAATTCAGCGTCAGCAAGATCAACGGCAACGACTCATCCGGCCGCACGCTCTTGCAGCCGCTGGATCAGCTTCGCAGCGCCGTCGCCGTGGTCGGAGACTACCGCAAGGCTTGGCCCGTCCTCTCGGAACTGGGCCTGTATCAAGGCCGCAAGATCGGGGCGACCGTGGACGACGCTTACGTGCAGTGGTTGTCCAGGCGCTTTCTACCGGAACTGGCAAACGGCGTCATGAACGCCATCAATGGCGCGCCTTCCGGCAGCAACCAGCAACTGGCGGCGCTGCGCGTCTACCGCATGATCGAAGACCGTCAGAACCGCCGCCCCCCCATTGTGGAAGACTGGATGAAGCAACAATGGCAGGCAGCCTTTCCCGGCCAACGATGGGTGCAGAACGCGCTGATGCGCCATCTGGACTACGCCATGAAGCATGCCGACGCCGAACTGCCCCGCAACCTGGCCCGCATTGCCGAGGTGCAGCAGCGCCTGCGGCAGATACCCATGCCGCAGCGCGTCTACATGACCCTGCGCGAGCAGGCCGGCAAGATCCTGCACTCGCCGCTCGACCTGCGCAATGAAGTCGGCCCCGCATTCGACATCGTCTACAAGAATCCCGCCGCAACGACGGGGCCGCACCGAGCATCAACCAGCATCGATCCCTTGTTGACGGCAGCCGGTTATCACGGCTATTTCACGGCGCACGGCACGGACTACATCGACCTCGCAATGATCGACCGCTGGACGCTGGGCGAGCGACACCGAATTGATTTCTCGGACGCCGACAAACAGGTGCTGGCCGAACGGGTGCGCGCGCTGTACCGCAGCGATTACATCGATACCTGGCAACGCGGCCTGAACCAGCTTGAGGTCGTTGACTTCAACGACCTGGGCCAGGCCGTGACCGTGTTGGGCAGTGTGATCGGCCCCGCGGCGCCGCTGCGCCGGCTGGTCGAGACGGTGCGCGACAACGCCGGCTCCGAGGCCGCCATCGCGCGGCCCTTCGCGCCCTTGGCGGACCTGTTGGTGGCCAAGGGCGACAAGCCGTCCTACCTGGACGAAAGCATGGCCGCCATCAGCCGTGTCCACGACACCCTGAAGACCGTGCACGACAGCCCCGAACCCGGCAAGGCCGCGCTTGCGGTGGTGCTGGACCGTTTTGCGCTCAAGGGCGCGGACCCGATCGGGAACCTGCAGCGCGTGGCCGTCGGCTTGCCCGAGCCCTTGAACCGGCAGGTGAAGAAGCTGGCCGACGAATCGTCGCAAGTGCTGTTGATCGAAGCCCTGAAAGAGCTTGAGCGGCGCTGGGAGACGGACGTGTACCGCTACTACCAGGAACGCCTGGCCGGACGCTATCCCTTCAACCCGAATAGTCGCATCGACGCATCGCTTGAGGATTTCACCGCGTTGTTCGGGCCGCAAGGCAGGCTGGCGCAGTTCAAGGAGCAATACCTGAAACTGTTCTTCGACGACAACCTCGAGGCCCTGTATTCAGAGCGCCGGGGTGGCTATCTGGTACGGATGGATGTGCTGGCGCAGCTTGAGGCCGCCGACCGCATCCGCGACGCCTTCTTCAACAGCCGGGGCGCGCTGGGCGTGCAGTTCAGTATCCAGCCCCTGGGGCTGACCTCCAGCCGCCGCAGCAGCGTTCTTAGCGTGGAAGGCCAGTTGATCAGTTACAGCCATGGCGCCAGCAACAGCGTGGGGCTGATCTGGCCGAATAGCCTAGGCGACTCCACGGAAAGCCGCATCACACTGGTCAGCGCGGCCGGCACCAGCAGCGGGCTGGCGTATCGCGGGTCGTGGTCGATGTTTCGTTTGCTGAGCCAGGCGCGGCTGGATAGCGCGACGGCCAATAGCGTCGATTTGAGTTTCTCGGCAAACGACGGCGCCATGCGCTACCGGATCACCGCCGAAAAGGCCAACAACCCGTTCACGCAAGCCAGCTTCGACGGCTTTGCGCTGCCCGACACCTTGCTGGCCGAGGCGTCCAAACCCTCGCCGCCCAAGCCCGCGCCGGTTGCGGCGCCACGGGCTCGCCCGAAAACGCCTGCCTCGAAGAGCCCGCCCCGATCGCCCCCGAAGGCCGGCGCGGCGGCGCCCAGGCTGGCTGATGAGCCAAACGTCTTGCCGCACCATGCGCCCGCCTGACGCGCCGCGCTACTGCTGGCGGCGCTGCTCCAGCTCTTTCAGGCACTGCGCCACGCCGGCCTGCATCTGCGCGTTGGACACGGCGGCGCGGTCGGATACTTCGCGGCAGCGCACATATTCAGCTTGGCTTTCCGCCGAATCCCGGATCACCACGGGGCCGGTTCCTGGCGCGGGGGTAACCGTCATGCGCAGGGTCGACGGCGGCGACTGGCTGCCATCCTTGGACGGCTGGCTGGGAAACTGCATTTCCTGCGTGGCCGGCGCGGCATTCTGTGCATGCGAGACGCTCACGGCTCCCAAGGCGCACGCCGCGGCAAGCAGGCAAGCCGGAACGGAATATTTCTTCATAAAGACCTCTCTCTTGAATGGGCAGGCGCCCCGGGGCGGCGGGCTTTCCGCGCTGGGCATCCGGAACAGCAAAGCGTGGGATGCCCCCAGGGGCGCGCCG containing:
- a CDS encoding helix-turn-helix domain-containing protein, translated to MQKRVPVAPDAAHCSTCMLGHVCVPVGMAAAEVEKLDELVQERVRLEKGKMLYSLDHPLDAVYGVRFGSIKTQLEDATGQIQITGFHLPGEIVGMDGMLEGKHVSAAVALEDSEVCVIRLNEVDRVAAHLPSLQQQFRRLMSREITRSHQMLASLGSMRSEQRLAAFLLNLSQRYASLGYSSTEFVLRMSREEIGNFLGLTLETVSRLFSRFAREGLIKINQREVRILDLPALKQLLGQESC
- a CDS encoding ArsR/SmtB family transcription factor; this translates as MVNLNDDTLDSVFSALADGTRRRVLADLEQGTATVSELARPHAMSLPAFLKHLRVLEDAGLIARAKDGRVVSCTLSPQPMQAASDWLTRYEKFWTGQFDSLARYLYHDEEIHPCPPPPATPPPPAPPRATPPSSSGSPDASPPPPTGSGARGPTRKR
- a CDS encoding SRPBCC family protein, whose translation is MELRLTRRFTATADRLWRAWTDPQALMKWFGPAGTQRVLQADTDVRVGGAYQVGFVTEDGQAHYASGEYQEVEPQRRLVFTWAWRDTPDDTSLITLEFTPVQGGTELAFLQTPFVDQATRDGHETGWAGAMDRLADHLASPV
- a CDS encoding DUF899 domain-containing protein, which codes for MHTDHAVVSRPEWEAARAALLVREKALTRSQDALARDRLALPWMRVEKRYQFQGEQGPLGLADLFGGNSQLIIYHFMYAPEWDEGCVGCSFLADHLDAALVHLRHHDVTVVAVSRAPLAKLNAFKRRMGWRFTWLSSEGCDFNGDMHASVPNADGSMEDRPGASAFFRDPDGNIFLTYSAFERGVERLAGAYNYLDFAAFGRNENGPNFDVTDWVRHHDRYDHANANCHVCG
- a CDS encoding 2Fe-2S iron-sulfur cluster-binding protein, with product MAAFSILIEPAGLRYDADAGSSVLLAAQAAGIKLPSSCRNGTCRACMCLMLEGSVTYAVEWPGLSRDEKEEGWILPCVAQATSALTIQAPLAAPIEPAAPVERALTGARR
- a CDS encoding NUDIX domain-containing protein — translated: MTRPSAESDTHLVETLVTREAPFEGSFLKVRRDTVSLPNGNTATREYIVHPGAVVVIPLLDDGRVLLERQFRYPIGRVMTEFPAGKLDPGEDPLVCGKRELLEETGYTADQWAHAGALHLAIAYSTEIIHIFFARGLRAGPRQLDQDEFLDVISADPAELLAACSKGEVTDAKTLTCVLWMQNVLSGAWKLDWQDNAA
- a CDS encoding Hsp70 family protein; the protein is MISTACGVDFGTSNSTVGWSRPDQRALLALEDGKTTLPSAIFFHDEDAEVSYGRAAISDYLAGYDGRLMRSMKSLLGSSLIDGSTEVQGRSIPFRVLLTRFIAELKRRAETAAGRDFTRAVLGRPVFFVDDNTAADQTAQDTLGEIARSVGFTDIEFQFEPLAAAFDYESQIDREELVLVIDIGGGTSDFSLIRLGPGRAAKADRRDDILAYGGVHIGGVDFDKQLSLAHVMPLLGLGSQLRSGKDVPSTQYGNLACWHTINQAYTRKAAEHFAYIRAEAGDRDKIDLLLNLVKQRAGHWVAVQVEEAKIALSENPLARIDLSRIAPELAVDVTRPSFDACVGRLIEKVETTVGALLRDAGVATADVDTVFFTGGSSRVPRLRETVSALVPGARSVEGDLFGSIGAGLALDAKRKFD
- the vasI gene encoding type VI secretion system-associated protein VasI — translated: MKPTATLLMLLMAAPAGHAALAADTPLRHCTQLISNVERLACFDAATGTPPSARASDVIRQNESTRPEGDSTFLLTDSNEPPAGQQRVVISAPALNTQPPIYLAITCLSNISRLQLQADRPFERHQMTVQLYMDDRPLSAARPWRVLAEGNVADAGRGLVAIDQLRPFVAGQRLRVESDYALFNGLTFNATGLQALLSRQREACHW
- a CDS encoding ImcF-related family protein codes for the protein MTHRVMRNMEGLQAPWRRTLMVRFGVAALGCLLMAAGWYHAHRVNRQTAMPVQEMNREFSVSKINGNDSSGRTLLQPLDQLRSAVAVVGDYRKAWPVLSELGLYQGRKIGATVDDAYVQWLSRRFLPELANGVMNAINGAPSGSNQQLAALRVYRMIEDRQNRRPPIVEDWMKQQWQAAFPGQRWVQNALMRHLDYAMKHADAELPRNLARIAEVQQRLRQIPMPQRVYMTLREQAGKILHSPLDLRNEVGPAFDIVYKNPAATTGPHRASTSIDPLLTAAGYHGYFTAHGTDYIDLAMIDRWTLGERHRIDFSDADKQVLAERVRALYRSDYIDTWQRGLNQLEVVDFNDLGQAVTVLGSVIGPAAPLRRLVETVRDNAGSEAAIARPFAPLADLLVAKGDKPSYLDESMAAISRVHDTLKTVHDSPEPGKAALAVVLDRFALKGADPIGNLQRVAVGLPEPLNRQVKKLADESSQVLLIEALKELERRWETDVYRYYQERLAGRYPFNPNSRIDASLEDFTALFGPQGRLAQFKEQYLKLFFDDNLEALYSERRGGYLVRMDVLAQLEAADRIRDAFFNSRGALGVQFSIQPLGLTSSRRSSVLSVEGQLISYSHGASNSVGLIWPNSLGDSTESRITLVSAAGTSSGLAYRGSWSMFRLLSQARLDSATANSVDLSFSANDGAMRYRITAEKANNPFTQASFDGFALPDTLLAEASKPSPPKPAPVAAPRARPKTPASKSPPRSPPKAGAAAPRLADEPNVLPHHAPA